The Nitrospira sp. genome includes a region encoding these proteins:
- a CDS encoding DUF3365 domain-containing protein, with protein MTLLLKVALLCSMLFVLFVPRQGWSQPTKEETEQAAELLAALLNAGRVVIEHNQLLINDPRKGDKGFTPEVFEHQVVDEFRRQAHIDLRHTSTAVPSRTKELLTLLLSASTEVVSDAQFVINQRGIGYKNFIPATFGSQAARRFSSRSYVTIKQTTLVPRNPKNAPDAYEERVLTRLSRQPGSSQPIVEWIEEEKALRALTPIYYSADCLTCHGSPKGILDISGYPREGARAGELAGAISIHIPLDHR; from the coding sequence ATGACTCTGCTTCTAAAGGTAGCCCTCCTCTGCAGTATGCTGTTCGTCCTCTTCGTCCCCCGTCAGGGCTGGTCGCAGCCCACCAAAGAGGAAACAGAACAAGCGGCCGAGTTGCTGGCGGCGTTGCTCAATGCCGGGCGTGTCGTCATCGAGCACAATCAATTGTTGATCAACGACCCACGGAAAGGCGACAAGGGATTCACGCCGGAAGTCTTCGAGCATCAAGTCGTCGACGAGTTTCGCCGGCAAGCTCATATTGACTTGAGACATACTTCCACAGCCGTACCTTCACGTACAAAGGAGCTGCTGACGTTGCTACTGTCGGCGAGTACGGAGGTCGTATCGGATGCCCAATTCGTAATCAACCAGAGGGGAATCGGGTACAAGAACTTTATCCCTGCCACGTTCGGCAGCCAAGCCGCACGGAGGTTTTCCTCACGCTCGTACGTCACGATCAAACAGACGACCCTCGTCCCAAGAAATCCCAAGAATGCACCCGATGCTTATGAAGAAAGAGTGCTGACCAGGCTATCCAGGCAACCAGGGTCGAGCCAGCCGATCGTTGAGTGGATCGAAGAAGAAAAGGCCCTCAGGGCTCTGACACCAATCTACTATTCAGCGGATTGCCTCACTTGCCACGGCAGTCCGAAAGGAATCCTGGATATTTCCGGCTACCCACGAGAAGGGGCTCGGGCGGGGGAGTTGGCAGGGGCGATCAGCATCCACATTCCCCTGGACCATCGGTAG
- a CDS encoding YtxH domain-containing protein produces MSEQQKQVAKVAAFVAGGAVIGAGLGLLFAPQTGAETRRTISRYARKAQAQTNRWGRAVKSGVEEVLNRKPEKEKNCEEERPQLLAMMN; encoded by the coding sequence ATGTCGGAGCAGCAGAAGCAAGTCGCCAAGGTAGCTGCATTCGTCGCTGGTGGGGCGGTCATCGGAGCAGGGTTGGGGCTCCTCTTTGCTCCACAGACCGGTGCTGAAACCCGTCGAACGATCAGTCGCTATGCCCGAAAGGCACAGGCACAGACCAATCGATGGGGACGGGCCGTCAAGTCAGGCGTGGAAGAAGTACTGAACCGTAAGCCGGAAAAAGAGAAAAATTGTGAGGAGGAGCGGCCACAACTCCTGGCGATGATGAACTGA
- a CDS encoding prolipoprotein diacylglyceryl transferase produces the protein MGPPAALPYPNIDPVIVALGPVQLRWYGLMYLIGLTTAYFLIQRKVARKELPIRPDQVYDMVVYAAFGVFLGGRIGYTLFYNFSYYSQNPLKLLAVWEGGMSFHGGLLGTIIALIWFSQKQGIPAYTVADLAACVTPIGLGCGRIGNFINGELFGRATDAAWCMVFPGGGPTCRHPSQLYEATLEGLTLFTVLWWIDRRPTPPGTLFWTFITGYGTSRLIVELFREPDQHLGFIFGPITMGQILSIPMVLVGALMLILGYYKASPTYSPTK, from the coding sequence ATGGGTCCCCCAGCCGCGCTCCCTTATCCCAATATTGATCCAGTCATTGTCGCCCTTGGCCCTGTTCAGCTTCGTTGGTATGGGCTGATGTACCTGATCGGCCTCACGACCGCGTATTTTCTCATTCAACGGAAGGTGGCCCGAAAAGAATTGCCGATCCGACCGGACCAGGTCTATGACATGGTCGTCTACGCCGCCTTCGGCGTGTTTCTTGGGGGGCGAATCGGCTATACGCTCTTCTATAACTTTTCGTACTACAGCCAAAATCCACTGAAACTCCTCGCCGTCTGGGAAGGAGGAATGTCCTTTCACGGCGGACTTTTGGGAACAATCATTGCCTTGATCTGGTTCAGCCAAAAACAGGGGATTCCCGCTTACACCGTCGCGGACCTCGCGGCCTGCGTCACACCGATCGGCTTGGGATGTGGACGAATTGGGAATTTTATCAACGGTGAGCTCTTCGGCCGGGCAACCGATGCGGCCTGGTGCATGGTCTTTCCAGGGGGAGGGCCTACCTGCCGCCATCCCTCCCAGTTGTATGAGGCCACGCTGGAAGGATTGACACTGTTCACGGTGCTCTGGTGGATCGACCGCCGCCCAACCCCACCCGGTACCCTCTTCTGGACCTTCATTACCGGGTATGGCACCAGCCGACTCATCGTCGAACTGTTCCGTGAACCGGACCAGCATCTAGGGTTTATTTTCGGCCCAATTACGATGGGCCAGATTCTTTCAATACCGATGGTGCTGGTCGGAGCCCTCATGCTGATCTTGGGCTACTACAAGGCTTCACCTACCTACTCACCCACAAAGTAG
- a CDS encoding metallopeptidase family protein, which yields MLTMGMPGHMSSEAFAKLVQQAIADLPPPYAKLMESIAVVVEEEPSKEVLEDLELEDEEDLLGLYQGRSLTADSFFTPGGELPPQISIYRGPILRLCESPEEVVQEVYDTVVHELGHHVGLDDDDMPY from the coding sequence ATGTTGACCATGGGAATGCCTGGACACATGTCTTCCGAAGCATTTGCGAAACTCGTTCAGCAAGCCATTGCCGATTTGCCTCCTCCCTATGCCAAGCTGATGGAGTCGATCGCAGTTGTGGTTGAAGAGGAACCATCTAAAGAGGTGCTTGAGGATCTGGAGCTTGAGGACGAAGAGGACTTGCTCGGGCTCTATCAAGGCCGGTCACTGACGGCTGATTCATTTTTCACGCCAGGAGGAGAGTTGCCTCCACAAATCTCAATCTATCGTGGGCCGATTCTCAGGCTCTGTGAGAGCCCAGAGGAAGTGGTGCAAGAAGTGTATGACACCGTCGTGCACGAACTGGGACATCATGTGGGGCTGGACGATGATGATATGCCGTACTGA